In Paenibacillus sp. FSL M7-0420, a single genomic region encodes these proteins:
- a CDS encoding response regulator transcription factor yields MYKVFIVDDEPFILSGLQDILDWEELGLMIAGQAENGQEALEQLREIPADILITDISMPVMTGLELIRAVREFRPDLKVVVLSGFDEFMYVKEGLALGIENYLLKPINLEEFQQTLETIVEKLNVSRLDMQWWEYTNSVLKDNVLLRWLRGQIDPQERSERLNLIGLPLTSRYVQVALLQVEPATDTFRKRVSDLAEAEASFFMFWDSDNDLVLIHNYEEASAGAAEMAFMLEEITGLCTGGEKLRAAVGPPVYGVDAAPASYEQAKQAQEFLEIHPERSIIYYEQLRDRKEDLGAVLPEDWSDYAKLIMSKNAAGLSEQLELYFSSPAMEGLTPAMLEEISLEWILFFRVLIKDIRSETERECIAEGLTAIRRANSLPALSAALRQTSAGIIGMLDRELKSPVVNQVLNYIAKSYSEDLSLKKLGFMFNIHPVYLGQLFHKTTGESFAEYMNRYRIDKAKEQLRTTNLKVHEIARAVGYWEMGYFYKQFKKYVGISPTEFKGLL; encoded by the coding sequence ATGTATAAGGTGTTTATTGTGGATGATGAGCCGTTCATTCTTAGCGGCCTGCAGGATATATTGGACTGGGAGGAGCTAGGCCTCATGATTGCGGGGCAGGCGGAGAACGGACAGGAAGCGCTGGAGCAGCTGCGGGAGATTCCCGCTGATATTCTGATTACCGATATCTCCATGCCGGTGATGACCGGCCTTGAGCTGATCCGCGCTGTCCGGGAATTCCGCCCGGATCTGAAGGTGGTGGTGCTAAGCGGCTTCGATGAATTCATGTATGTGAAGGAAGGCTTGGCGCTCGGGATCGAGAATTATCTGCTGAAGCCGATTAATCTGGAGGAATTCCAGCAGACGCTGGAGACGATTGTGGAGAAGCTGAACGTCTCCAGGCTGGATATGCAGTGGTGGGAATATACGAATTCCGTGCTGAAGGATAATGTGCTGCTGCGCTGGCTGCGGGGGCAGATTGATCCGCAGGAGCGCTCCGAACGGCTGAATCTGATCGGCCTGCCGCTCACCAGCCGTTATGTGCAGGTTGCCCTGCTACAGGTAGAGCCGGCAACGGATACCTTCAGGAAGAGGGTATCCGATCTGGCAGAGGCAGAGGCTTCGTTCTTCATGTTCTGGGATTCGGACAATGATCTGGTGCTGATACATAACTATGAAGAAGCCTCCGCCGGGGCGGCGGAGATGGCATTCATGCTGGAGGAGATTACCGGCTTATGCACCGGCGGTGAGAAGCTGCGCGCAGCCGTAGGCCCGCCTGTGTATGGGGTGGACGCCGCTCCCGCAAGCTACGAGCAGGCGAAGCAGGCACAGGAGTTCCTGGAGATTCACCCGGAGCGCAGCATCATCTATTATGAGCAGCTGAGGGACCGGAAGGAGGATCTGGGGGCGGTTCTGCCGGAGGACTGGAGCGATTACGCCAAGCTCATTATGTCCAAGAATGCGGCGGGGCTGTCGGAGCAGCTGGAGCTCTATTTCTCGTCTCCTGCAATGGAAGGGTTAACGCCAGCGATGCTGGAGGAGATCTCGCTGGAATGGATTCTGTTCTTCCGGGTGCTGATCAAGGATATCCGCAGTGAAACGGAGCGGGAGTGTATTGCCGAGGGCTTGACGGCGATCCGCCGGGCGAATTCGCTGCCCGCACTGTCCGCTGCGCTCCGGCAGACCTCGGCAGGCATCATCGGGATGCTGGACCGGGAGCTGAAGAGCCCGGTGGTGAATCAGGTGCTGAATTATATCGCGAAATCGTACAGTGAGGACCTGTCTCTGAAGAAGCTGGGCTTCATGTTCAACATTCATCCGGTGTATCTGGGACAGCTGTTTCACAAGACGACCGGCGAATCCTTTGCGGAATATATGAACCGCTACCGGATCGATAAGGCCAAGGAACAGCTTCGCACGACAAACCTGAAGGTGCATGAAATTGCAAGAGCCGTGGGATACTGGGAAATGGGATACTTCTACAAGCAGTTCAAGAAATATGTCGGGATCTCCCCGACAGAGTTCAAGGGGCTCCTTTGA
- a CDS encoding endo-beta-N-acetylglucosaminidase, which yields MVATSRTHRIRKLTSAVLGTALLVTLLPQTAMAGDTWPFKGESAHGANQPSVHGYTSQHIADWSPQRDQDAALLRSRVPLQQRIAPFQQTQANPALNPAVQMMNVAGDYGNAFIENAPYTNKFAQYHFNFWQYIDYYSYWHGTATAYTPPEYYDDLAQSDWQQKWFEFGMLNIPNPAYTDAAHKNGVMSLAGVFFSNNDRGQQTYKQMIVKDANGKFPVAEKMIEMAEYFGYDGYFLNQEEQNPNVATADIPDYIAFMKALQEGGLYVQWYDSLNTATGANVFARTFNNNNISMLYDKTAQKQVSNSYFFDYGMGSSQITSAANYLNTFNAAQGTSYNLFETGFAGLEAGRDRFKSVQGSALSSKLSGGIPRTSLATLGADFVHAGLDEDMNQSWPVSNRTDNKYQWMTNLREQLWWSGPQVNPKNTAVSSNNTVADVYADNRYWPGIASVIAERSVVKDSNFYTSFNTGHGLSYYKAGTVSSAAEWSNMSLQDVPVTWQWWQDTTGNRLNVDFDYGPGYDQTANSRMNYQQLGGYNGGSSLAVSGNLNSENFLRLYKSNLAVKAGSKLSIVYNKPSANDTSVLSAGLIFRDNPNQVVKVPVANSGKHTTGWTTAELNLGAYAGREIAAFGLVFTPGSSATASYQINIGQLRIHDGSAVKPSAPAGLSIAQALSGTDEMIVKWSMDTDYSKVKQYNVYVNDIYVGGKYDETFYIKKLPAKSGVLKVVAVGADGLEGDAATLSFDLNAAVSKVTAESAANGDFLVKWTNPAAAQGSVKVTVKSVNWTTTPQPVSKELTVPQGATSALFQNMPVNGDEYTVTVQAGNTDKITYNGTFTDKVSEPYAENWSWNGNTLNLPMPSTRDWRYMYINEDGQNRSFPVTYISGAAGMKPMIIRGRTTKAALSFTSTAAVVTVVMEDYSGNKSQPVYLKGQPTP from the coding sequence ATGGTAGCTACATCCCGGACACACAGAATTCGTAAGCTGACTTCAGCGGTATTAGGTACAGCGCTGCTGGTTACCCTGCTGCCGCAGACAGCCATGGCCGGAGACACCTGGCCGTTCAAAGGTGAAAGCGCACACGGTGCGAATCAGCCCAGCGTACATGGCTATACCAGCCAGCACATAGCGGATTGGAGTCCGCAGAGAGATCAGGACGCGGCGCTGCTGCGCTCCAGGGTGCCGTTGCAGCAGCGGATTGCACCTTTCCAGCAGACTCAGGCCAATCCGGCGCTGAATCCGGCGGTGCAGATGATGAATGTTGCGGGCGATTATGGCAATGCTTTTATCGAGAATGCCCCGTACACCAACAAGTTCGCCCAGTACCACTTCAACTTCTGGCAGTATATTGACTATTATTCCTACTGGCACGGAACAGCGACAGCGTATACACCGCCGGAATATTACGACGATCTGGCCCAGTCCGACTGGCAGCAGAAATGGTTCGAGTTCGGCATGCTGAATATTCCGAATCCGGCATATACCGATGCCGCACATAAGAATGGGGTAATGTCACTGGCCGGGGTGTTCTTCTCGAACAATGACCGGGGACAGCAGACGTATAAGCAGATGATTGTGAAGGATGCGAACGGGAAGTTCCCGGTAGCTGAGAAAATGATTGAAATGGCCGAATACTTCGGTTATGACGGGTACTTCCTGAATCAGGAGGAGCAGAACCCGAATGTGGCGACAGCGGATATTCCTGATTATATTGCTTTCATGAAAGCGCTACAGGAAGGCGGGCTGTATGTTCAATGGTATGATTCTCTGAATACTGCCACGGGAGCCAATGTCTTCGCCAGAACCTTTAATAACAACAATATCTCTATGCTCTATGATAAAACGGCCCAGAAACAGGTCTCGAATTCGTATTTCTTCGATTACGGTATGGGCAGCTCGCAGATTACCTCGGCGGCGAATTACTTGAATACCTTCAATGCAGCTCAGGGAACGAGCTACAATCTTTTTGAGACCGGCTTCGCGGGACTTGAAGCCGGGCGCGACCGCTTCAAGAGCGTTCAGGGCTCAGCGCTGAGCAGCAAGCTGTCCGGGGGGATTCCACGAACCAGTCTGGCAACGCTGGGCGCGGACTTCGTCCATGCTGGCCTGGACGAAGATATGAATCAGTCCTGGCCTGTCTCGAACCGTACGGATAACAAATACCAATGGATGACGAACCTGCGCGAGCAGCTATGGTGGTCAGGGCCGCAGGTGAATCCGAAGAATACAGCGGTGTCTTCCAATAATACGGTAGCCGATGTGTATGCCGATAACCGGTACTGGCCGGGGATCGCTTCGGTTATTGCCGAGCGCTCGGTGGTTAAGGATTCCAACTTCTATACGAGCTTCAATACCGGCCACGGCCTTTCCTATTACAAGGCTGGAACGGTATCCAGCGCAGCGGAGTGGTCGAACATGAGCCTTCAGGATGTTCCGGTCACCTGGCAATGGTGGCAGGATACTACAGGCAACCGCCTGAACGTGGACTTCGATTATGGTCCGGGTTATGACCAGACCGCCAATTCGCGTATGAATTACCAGCAGCTTGGCGGTTACAACGGCGGAAGCTCGCTGGCGGTGAGCGGGAATCTGAACAGCGAGAACTTCCTGCGTCTCTATAAGAGCAATCTTGCCGTAAAAGCTGGTTCCAAGCTGTCCATCGTCTACAACAAGCCGTCGGCAAACGACACCTCAGTGCTGAGCGCAGGACTCATCTTCCGCGACAACCCGAATCAAGTGGTGAAGGTTCCTGTTGCAAATAGCGGGAAGCATACCACGGGCTGGACCACAGCCGAGCTTAATCTCGGCGCGTATGCCGGCCGGGAGATCGCTGCCTTCGGTCTGGTGTTCACCCCTGGTTCCAGCGCAACAGCCAGTTACCAGATAAACATCGGCCAGCTGCGGATTCATGACGGCTCAGCGGTCAAGCCATCGGCTCCAGCCGGTCTGTCTATTGCCCAGGCCCTGTCCGGCACGGATGAGATGATCGTGAAGTGGAGTATGGACACCGATTATTCCAAGGTGAAGCAATACAATGTATACGTGAATGATATCTATGTGGGCGGGAAGTATGATGAGACCTTCTATATCAAGAAGCTTCCGGCCAAATCCGGCGTCCTGAAGGTAGTTGCTGTCGGAGCCGATGGACTGGAGGGCGATGCGGCTACGCTGTCCTTCGACCTGAATGCTGCGGTATCCAAGGTGACTGCCGAGTCCGCTGCGAATGGAGACTTCCTGGTGAAGTGGACGAATCCCGCCGCAGCCCAGGGCAGTGTCAAGGTAACAGTGAAGTCGGTGAACTGGACTACCACGCCGCAGCCGGTATCGAAGGAATTGACCGTGCCGCAGGGGGCAACCTCAGCCTTGTTCCAGAATATGCCGGTGAACGGTGATGAGTATACGGTTACCGTTCAAGCCGGAAATACCGATAAAATAACCTATAACGGAACGTTCACCGACAAGGTGTCCGAGCCTTATGCAGAGAACTGGTCCTGGAACGGCAATACGCTGAACCTGCCGATGCCAAGCACCCGGGACTGGCGGTATATGTACATTAATGAAGACGGCCAGAACCGGTCATTCCCGGTCACCTATATCTCCGGTGCTGCGGGCATGAAGCCGATGATTATCCGCGGCCGCACGACGAAGGCTGCGCTGAGCTTCACTTCTACCGCAGCAGTAGTTACAGTGGTCATGGAGGATTACAGCGGCAACAAGTCGCAGCCTGTATACCTCAAAGGCCAACCAACGCCGTAA
- a CDS encoding cache domain-containing sensor histidine kinase: protein MRSLSLYRKYFKDNMFLRFTLIVSCIFIATIIAFSYLVLLLISDSAVQRQMDIQRKSMESISNYVENKYQSVQDMLRDVYRDASLASNTTFLLENPLSDYIEHRLDRFLLGEQSTSNAIQYFQNKIDDDPDIRGLILYSANQQVMYYYDNRRQFERISTNAAHSFVPDSMVLGEESVVSVPNIWVLKSIGMPTAPMFSVKIPINNKSSLLNIGQLLVYFDSEAIWQAMNNYKQDFKGDILVLSAQNEVIFDSSGKGYGRKLPKLQGINAGEEFTIEGMVVTSQTQSQAGYTVVSLISKKELAETYSSARSTIVSIALVCILFAVLLPAMFISNFAKRTHRIIRFTRKVKNGDLNTRIVDGKEDELGQIAKSFNSMLDELNQYIDQVYKAEIKQKHTEIATLEARVNPHFLYNTLEVIRMRAISSGAKDVGEMIYSLSMLFKSYVRPKLKYTFKDELEACRLYLELFRIRYKDRFAYTIECSPELEELPVLKMSLQPVIENYVLHGMRTGQTDNVIRIVITAEPESIRAVVTDNGKGIAEERLVRLRGVLEDHGELSGSESFGLRSIHERLRLMYGKSYGIELESEEGSGTVVTITFPYPPKEENADV from the coding sequence ATGCGAAGCCTTTCGCTGTACCGCAAGTATTTTAAAGACAATATGTTCCTGCGCTTCACGCTGATCGTGTCCTGTATCTTCATAGCCACCATTATCGCCTTCTCTTATCTGGTGCTGCTGTTAATCTCGGATTCGGCGGTGCAGCGCCAGATGGATATCCAGCGCAAGAGTATGGAGAGCATCAGCAATTATGTGGAGAACAAATATCAATCCGTTCAGGATATGCTCCGTGATGTGTACCGGGACGCGAGTCTGGCCAGTAATACGACCTTCCTGCTGGAGAATCCCTTAAGCGATTATATCGAGCACCGGCTGGACCGCTTTCTGCTGGGGGAACAGTCTACCTCGAACGCCATCCAGTATTTCCAGAACAAGATTGACGATGATCCCGATATCCGCGGGCTGATCCTGTACAGCGCCAACCAGCAGGTGATGTATTATTACGACAACCGCAGGCAGTTCGAGCGGATCTCGACCAATGCGGCGCATTCTTTTGTCCCCGATTCGATGGTTCTGGGTGAGGAGAGTGTCGTCTCTGTTCCAAATATTTGGGTGCTGAAAAGTATAGGGATGCCGACAGCCCCAATGTTCTCGGTGAAAATACCCATCAATAATAAGTCCTCCCTGCTCAATATCGGCCAGCTGCTGGTCTACTTCGACTCCGAGGCGATCTGGCAGGCCATGAATAACTATAAGCAGGATTTCAAAGGCGACATCCTCGTGCTCTCCGCCCAGAATGAAGTCATCTTCGATTCCTCGGGTAAGGGGTATGGCCGGAAGCTGCCGAAGCTGCAAGGGATTAACGCCGGCGAGGAGTTTACGATAGAGGGGATGGTCGTTACAAGCCAGACGCAGAGCCAGGCCGGGTATACAGTGGTCAGTCTGATCTCCAAAAAGGAGCTGGCTGAGACCTATAGCAGTGCGCGGAGCACCATTGTGTCCATCGCACTCGTCTGTATTCTGTTTGCCGTGCTGCTGCCGGCGATGTTCATTTCTAATTTTGCCAAACGGACCCACCGTATTATCCGCTTCACCCGCAAAGTCAAGAACGGGGATCTGAACACCCGGATTGTGGACGGCAAGGAAGATGAATTAGGCCAGATTGCCAAAAGCTTCAACAGCATGCTGGATGAACTCAATCAGTATATTGACCAGGTCTATAAGGCGGAAATCAAACAGAAGCATACGGAGATCGCTACACTGGAGGCCAGGGTGAATCCGCATTTTCTGTATAATACATTGGAAGTCATCAGGATGCGGGCGATTTCCAGCGGGGCGAAGGATGTAGGTGAGATGATCTACAGCCTGTCCATGCTGTTCAAGTCGTACGTCCGTCCGAAGCTGAAATATACATTCAAGGATGAGCTGGAGGCCTGTCGCCTGTATCTGGAATTATTCCGTATCCGGTACAAGGACCGGTTCGCGTATACCATCGAATGCAGCCCAGAGCTGGAAGAGCTTCCTGTACTCAAAATGTCGCTGCAGCCGGTCATTGAGAACTATGTTCTGCACGGCATGCGGACAGGGCAGACTGATAATGTGATCCGTATTGTGATCACAGCGGAGCCGGAGAGTATTCGCGCGGTGGTTACGGATAACGGCAAAGGGATCGCGGAGGAGCGGCTGGTCCGGCTCCGCGGGGTGCTGGAGGATCACGGCGAATTGTCCGGGTCCGAGTCGTTCGGGCTGCGCAGTATTCATGAGCGGCTGAGACTGATGTACGGTAAGTCTTACGGCATAGAGCTGGAGAGTGAGGAGGGCAGCGGAACAGTGGTTACGATTACTTTTCCATACCCGCCGAAGGAGGAGAACGCAGATGTATAA
- a CDS encoding glycoside hydrolase family 43 protein codes for MNQQQPPKPNQPIVTHIYTADPSAHVYEGKIYIYPSHDLDHDEPSNDNGDQYKMEDYHVLSMDSFDSPVVDHGEALHVRDIPWASKQLWAPDAAYKNNTYYLFFPARDHDGIFRLGVATSESPAGPFSPQPNYMEGSFSIDPAVLVDDDNQAYIYFGGLWGGQLEKWQTGSFVPDAEGPAADQPALGPQVALLSDDMLSFQGKPAEISIVDEDGNPILAGDEERRYFEGPWMHKYNGDYYLSYSTGTTHKLVYAIGKNPMGPFTFKGEILSPVIGWTTHHSIVQVEDKWYLFYHDSSLSEGVNHKRCVKYTELKYNEDGTIQSINPYPEAE; via the coding sequence ATGAATCAGCAACAACCACCTAAGCCTAATCAACCGATCGTAACTCACATCTATACAGCGGACCCGTCCGCCCATGTCTATGAAGGCAAAATCTATATCTATCCTTCCCACGATCTGGATCATGACGAGCCGAGCAATGATAACGGCGACCAGTATAAAATGGAAGACTATCATGTTCTCTCGATGGACAGCTTCGATTCTCCGGTGGTCGATCACGGCGAAGCGCTGCATGTGAGAGATATTCCATGGGCCTCCAAGCAGCTCTGGGCTCCAGATGCCGCATATAAGAACAACACCTACTATCTGTTCTTCCCGGCCCGCGACCATGACGGCATCTTCCGTCTTGGTGTGGCAACGTCGGAGTCTCCCGCAGGCCCGTTCTCCCCGCAGCCGAATTATATGGAAGGCAGCTTCAGTATTGACCCGGCCGTGCTGGTAGATGACGACAACCAGGCGTATATCTACTTCGGCGGACTCTGGGGCGGCCAGCTGGAGAAGTGGCAGACCGGCAGCTTCGTGCCGGATGCGGAAGGACCGGCTGCCGACCAGCCGGCCCTTGGACCGCAAGTTGCGCTGCTTAGCGACGATATGCTGTCCTTCCAGGGCAAGCCTGCCGAGATCTCGATTGTCGATGAAGACGGGAATCCGATTCTGGCCGGGGATGAAGAGCGCAGATATTTTGAAGGCCCATGGATGCACAAATATAACGGCGATTACTACCTGTCCTACTCAACTGGAACCACGCATAAGCTCGTGTATGCAATCGGCAAGAATCCGATGGGACCGTTCACCTTCAAGGGTGAGATTCTGTCTCCGGTCATCGGCTGGACGACTCACCACTCCATTGTGCAAGTGGAAGACAAGTGGTATCTGTTCTATCACGACAGCTCCCTGTCTGAAGGCGTCAACCACAAGCGCTGCGTGAAGTACACCGAGCTGAAATACAACGAAGACGGCACGATCCAGAGTATCAATCCTTATCCGGAGGCGGAGTAA
- a CDS encoding glycoside hydrolase family 43 protein, whose protein sequence is MMQSMNVRNPVIAGYYPDPSVVRVNEDFYLINSTFEYFPGVPIFHSRDLLDWTPIGHVLTRQSQLDLRATKSSSGIYAATIRYHDGRFYMITTDVRGIGNFYVTADKPEGPWSDPILLPHGGIDPSLFFDDDGRTYVTVQNGAGYESHIIQYEIDPLSGEVLSEPVNIWSGDDGPWVEGPHLYKIKGVYYLMTASGGTAGDHREIIARSSSPYGPFEDKPEPILTHRGLKDHPVQCLGHADLVEDTSGQWWAVFLGMRPVEGRYSPLGRETFLAPVTWTEDGWPMIDNNEGTVIAEGESSLDSLVLRFTPESGFGPEWAFLRAYEAERYSWTEREDSLTVRGNAYTLDDEAPAVFACLRQQHHRMEMGASLDFTPVTEGEHAGLAARLNNRGYLFWGLTCRSGRRVMELVVKNGEERQVHQYEVSGQGAVQLRLRCDGHHYHCSYSADGVSWHEVPEMVHVSVLSPEVNGGFTGVCLGVHASGNGTENASPAYYEGFYYSNIKGDAL, encoded by the coding sequence ATGATGCAATCCATGAATGTGCGGAATCCCGTAATTGCCGGGTATTATCCGGACCCCAGTGTGGTCCGTGTGAATGAAGATTTCTATCTGATTAACAGCACCTTTGAATATTTTCCGGGTGTGCCTATCTTCCACAGCAGGGACTTGCTCGACTGGACCCCGATAGGGCATGTGCTGACCCGCCAGTCCCAGCTGGATCTGCGGGCGACCAAGAGCTCATCCGGCATCTACGCCGCCACCATCCGTTATCATGACGGACGATTCTACATGATTACTACAGATGTCAGAGGCATCGGCAATTTCTATGTGACTGCGGACAAGCCTGAGGGGCCCTGGTCTGATCCGATTCTGCTGCCGCACGGGGGCATTGATCCGTCCCTGTTCTTCGATGATGACGGGCGCACCTATGTTACGGTGCAGAACGGTGCAGGCTATGAGTCGCACATTATCCAGTATGAGATTGATCCGCTGTCCGGGGAAGTGCTGTCGGAGCCGGTTAACATCTGGAGCGGCGATGACGGCCCGTGGGTCGAAGGCCCGCATCTGTACAAGATCAAGGGCGTCTACTACCTGATGACCGCCTCCGGCGGCACGGCGGGTGATCACCGGGAGATTATTGCCCGCAGCAGCAGTCCTTACGGCCCGTTCGAGGACAAGCCGGAGCCGATCCTGACCCACCGGGGACTGAAGGACCATCCGGTACAATGCCTTGGACATGCCGATCTGGTGGAGGATACATCCGGGCAGTGGTGGGCCGTCTTCCTGGGCATGCGCCCGGTGGAAGGCCGGTATTCCCCGCTGGGCCGGGAGACCTTCCTGGCTCCGGTCACCTGGACGGAGGACGGCTGGCCGATGATTGACAATAATGAAGGCACCGTCATTGCAGAGGGTGAATCCAGCCTGGACAGCCTTGTGCTGCGCTTTACGCCGGAGAGCGGCTTCGGACCGGAGTGGGCGTTCCTCCGCGCCTATGAGGCGGAGCGCTATTCCTGGACCGAGCGGGAAGACAGCCTCACCGTACGCGGGAATGCTTACACGCTGGACGATGAGGCACCTGCAGTGTTCGCGTGTCTCCGCCAGCAGCACCACCGGATGGAGATGGGCGCAAGCCTTGACTTCACGCCGGTGACCGAAGGCGAGCATGCCGGACTGGCTGCGCGGCTGAACAACCGTGGATATCTTTTCTGGGGACTTACTTGCCGCAGCGGCCGCCGGGTGATGGAGCTTGTCGTGAAGAACGGCGAGGAGCGGCAGGTTCACCAGTATGAGGTAAGCGGTCAAGGTGCCGTTCAGCTTCGCCTCCGCTGCGACGGCCATCACTACCACTGCTCGTATTCGGCAGATGGCGTGTCCTGGCATGAAGTCCCGGAGATGGTTCATGTATCGGTCCTGTCCCCGGAGGTCAACGGCGGCTTCACCGGTGTCTGCCTCGGCGTACATGCTTCGGGCAACGGTACAGAGAATGCCAGCCCTGCTTACTATGAAGGATTCTATTATTCCAATATCAAAGGAGATGCCTTATGA
- a CDS encoding ABC transporter substrate-binding protein: protein MSKKKKHFSLLLTTLLTVSLALTACGGNSKNNAGGEAASGGNKASETTEKPVELIWYTIGPPQKDMDKVLTEVNKYTLEKINATLDIKMLDFGDYTQKMQVMAASGEPMDILFTSSWAFDYVQNARKGAFLQLDDLLKNQGKGIVDTIDPAFLEGSKVDGHNYAIPANKELPAQEVFRFNKELLDKHKLDITSVKTMADLEPLLKTIKENEPGVTPYAMVKDFMPIMPFDYVIEKMPMAVYMDTKDYKVVNILETPEIKEALKTVRKFYQAGYISPEVATTSSVDDLYKAGKWFTDRASTQPMADNLWSASYGYPVVSTPASQPYIYNWSVMGSMQAISANSEYPEKAMEFLNLLNTDPKLRNMIDSGIEGVHYEKISDNMIKNLPDAKNYDMPTFSLGNIMINYLNEGDPENKWEEFKKFNDAGINAPLLGFNFDTSKVTNEIAAVQNVKEEFWAPLMTGSVDSEEYLTKANEKLKAAGLDKIIAEAQTQIDAWKAANNK, encoded by the coding sequence ATGAGTAAGAAAAAGAAACACTTCTCCTTGTTGTTGACAACGCTTTTAACCGTTTCACTGGCGCTGACGGCGTGCGGGGGGAACAGTAAGAACAATGCAGGCGGGGAAGCAGCTTCAGGCGGGAACAAAGCCTCGGAGACTACCGAAAAGCCAGTGGAACTGATCTGGTACACAATCGGGCCGCCGCAGAAGGATATGGACAAGGTCCTCACGGAAGTCAATAAATACACACTTGAGAAAATCAACGCCACACTCGATATCAAAATGCTCGACTTCGGGGACTATACGCAAAAAATGCAGGTTATGGCGGCTTCCGGTGAGCCGATGGATATCCTGTTCACCTCGTCCTGGGCCTTCGATTATGTGCAGAATGCACGTAAGGGTGCCTTCCTGCAGCTCGATGATCTGCTGAAGAATCAGGGCAAGGGCATTGTGGATACCATTGATCCGGCCTTCCTGGAAGGCTCCAAGGTAGACGGCCACAACTATGCGATTCCGGCCAACAAAGAGCTTCCGGCTCAAGAGGTCTTCCGCTTCAACAAAGAGCTGCTCGACAAACACAAGCTGGATATAACCAGCGTGAAGACGATGGCGGATCTGGAGCCGCTGCTCAAAACGATCAAGGAAAACGAGCCTGGAGTCACTCCTTACGCGATGGTCAAGGACTTCATGCCGATTATGCCTTTTGACTATGTGATCGAGAAGATGCCGATGGCTGTCTATATGGACACCAAGGACTACAAAGTGGTTAACATCCTGGAAACTCCTGAGATCAAGGAAGCACTTAAGACGGTCCGCAAATTCTATCAGGCGGGTTACATCTCCCCTGAAGTAGCGACTACCTCATCGGTAGATGATTTGTACAAAGCCGGCAAATGGTTCACTGACCGTGCATCCACCCAGCCGATGGCCGACAATCTGTGGTCCGCAAGCTACGGGTATCCGGTCGTATCAACACCAGCCAGCCAGCCTTATATCTACAACTGGTCTGTAATGGGCTCCATGCAGGCTATCTCGGCCAATTCCGAGTACCCTGAGAAAGCGATGGAATTCCTGAACCTGCTCAACACAGATCCTAAGCTGCGCAACATGATTGACTCCGGGATCGAGGGTGTACATTACGAGAAGATCAGCGACAACATGATCAAGAACCTGCCGGATGCGAAGAACTACGACATGCCGACATTCTCCCTGGGTAACATCATGATCAACTATCTGAATGAAGGCGACCCTGAGAACAAATGGGAAGAATTCAAGAAGTTCAATGATGCCGGTATCAACGCACCGCTGCTCGGCTTCAACTTCGATACGTCCAAGGTGACGAATGAAATCGCCGCTGTTCAGAACGTGAAGGAAGAATTCTGGGCACCGCTGATGACCGGATCTGTAGATTCGGAAGAGTACCTGACCAAGGCTAACGAGAAACTGAAAGCTGCCGGTCTGGATAAAATTATTGCCGAAGCTCAAACTCAGATCGACGCCTGGAAAGCAGCGAATAATAAGTAG